In the bacterium SCSIO 12741 genome, TTTTCGGTTGTGGGTTGGATAGAAACTTGAGAAAATGAAATCAATTTTCCTACAGCCATTCTACCTTACATATGATTCCAACAAACTAACATCTGTTGACAAGCTCCGACTAACCCTCGAATAGCTTTGCCTTTCAACGGGTTACCTCAACCACTTTGTTGACGGGCAACCCGGATTGCACCAATCTGCGGATGCCGAAAAGCGGATCAAATCTTAAACGAGTAGGCCCACCTAAACTTCTATCCTCAATGGCTTAACACTCCTTATTTCCTGGTATGATGACCTCAACGCATCTTCCTCCAGGACCTAACTAAACACTACTAATAACACCTTAATCAAAAGAAAAATGATCAATGCGAAAAAAAACTTGCTCTGGGTAATTGGGATTTTGATAGCCCCATTATGTTGGAGTCAAGTACAGCAAAATGCCGTAGATGCATCGAGCGAGAATCCCAAGTTGCAGCCCACCTATCAAGAGTTGCTCCAGGAGTACAATCAGCTTCACCAATCTACGGACGAAAAAGATCGATCCAAATTCAAGAAAATGGATCGATGGTTAAACTATTCGTTTCAGAATTACGACATCAATGAGGATGGGAGTTACAGCATGGCCAATTACAATAAGGCCATTCAATCCATTTACACCAGCCCACTCAATTGCGGTGCAAATGACCCTGCCGATTGGGTAAGTGACGGCCCCACACACATGGGCCCATCAGACGATTACGGCCAAAGAGGCGGATGGGTTGATGCGATATACAATCATCCCAACAATTTGAATCACATCGTCATTGGCACGCGTACATCAGGAATCATGCGATCAACCGATATGGGTGTGACCTGGCAGTGTGTCACCGACGGGTTGAATTTTCCAGTATTAGGGGTTCAGCAAATTATTGCTGCTCCCAATAACCCCGATCACCTCTTGGCGATTACCGGAACATCTACCACATGGGGAGGAAGGGACGAAATTGTAGGAGGGGTCATCCGAAGTACCGATGGAGGAGTAAATTGGAGCCAAATACCGGGTGCGGCAGGCTTACCCCAATTCTATTGGCTGGACTATCACCCTACCGTAAACGGGTTACTTTTTGCTGCCTCCAGAGAACAGATTTATTATTCATCTGATTATGGCCAAACCTGGTCCACATTGGGAGCTCCTCCGGGATACATTACCACGAACAAGAAATTTTTTAAAATCCATGTGAACAACAATAATTTTTTCGTCAATACAAAAAGCCTCTACTCTCCTGGATCGGAATTGTATAAAGCCCAAATTAGCATTTCAGGATCCACGGTATCCATTAACTCCTGGAGCAACATCTCGGCTAATTTTTTACTAAGCGATGAAGAACTTTCCTTTAATGACTTCTCAAACAGTGTGGGAAACCGCTTCTATATGCAGATTCATACCCGATACATTTCATCCTACAATTCCCAAGGTCAGCCCGTTTATTCACCTCGTAGAAGGGTGTACAAAACCACAGATGATGGCAATACATTCACCAATGTAATCAACGACTTCACCTTTTATGTTACTTTTTTTGCTCCAGATGGTAAGCCGGGAGGTTTTTATAAAAATGAGTTGATCGCTTCTCCTAACGATGCCAACGTTTTTTATTGGGGAGCAGTCAAAAAATTGTTGCGGTTTGATGATTCGGACCCAGACCCGGCGGCGAGTGCTGTTACCATCAATGATGTTATAGGAAATGAAGGACATCATGATGATTACCGATGTTCCCAAATATTGAGCATAAACGGTAGCGATCGAATTCTTTTCGGAAATGATGGCGGGGCTGCCTTGGTTCCAAATGGTCTTATAGGTTTTCCCAAAATCCAGTCATTAAATGGTGATCTGTCTATAAATCTAATTCATGCCTTTGACGTTCACGAGCAAACTGGCCGCACTGTGTATGCTTTTCAAGATCATACAATGATCTATAGAAATGCAGATTTAAGTTACTCCGATGCCGATGGGTTTGCCCATGAGAGTTCTACGGCCATGATTCAACAAGATTATCCAGATGCCATTGTCGGCGAAAATGCTTATGAAGGAATTCAAGACAAATTAGGATCTCCAAATCCCATTGTTTTGGGTCCCAATGGTGAGCAAATTGTAGGTAACGGGCAAACCTATCTCGGTGGTTATTTTATTCAATACCGTCACCATCCAGAGCGATTTGCCAGAGGCTTAAGAAGCGATGGAGACATTATTATAAACTATTCGGCAAACGACACACGAATTGTAAACATTGGCGACGCACAAAACGGAATAGGGCCAATCGCGATTTGCGA is a window encoding:
- a CDS encoding exo-alpha-sialidase; the protein is MINAKKNLLWVIGILIAPLCWSQVQQNAVDASSENPKLQPTYQELLQEYNQLHQSTDEKDRSKFKKMDRWLNYSFQNYDINEDGSYSMANYNKAIQSIYTSPLNCGANDPADWVSDGPTHMGPSDDYGQRGGWVDAIYNHPNNLNHIVIGTRTSGIMRSTDMGVTWQCVTDGLNFPVLGVQQIIAAPNNPDHLLAITGTSTTWGGRDEIVGGVIRSTDGGVNWSQIPGAAGLPQFYWLDYHPTVNGLLFAASREQIYYSSDYGQTWSTLGAPPGYITTNKKFFKIHVNNNNFFVNTKSLYSPGSELYKAQISISGSTVSINSWSNISANFLLSDEELSFNDFSNSVGNRFYMQIHTRYISSYNSQGQPVYSPRRRVYKTTDDGNTFTNVINDFTFYVTFFAPDGKPGGFYKNELIASPNDANVFYWGAVKKLLRFDDSDPDPAASAVTINDVIGNEGHHDDYRCSQILSINGSDRILFGNDGGAALVPNGLIGFPKIQSLNGDLSINLIHAFDVHEQTGRTVYAFQDHTMIYRNADLSYSDADGFAHESSTAMIQQDYPDAIVGENAYEGIQDKLGSPNPIVLGPNGEQIVGNGQTYLGGYFIQYRHHPERFARGLRSDGDIIINYSANDTRIVNIGDAQNGIGPIAICERDVDVIYAADRNRQGNDRKLFKSTDDGDMWSDLTTAMVSLDAGATTNTLKDLLTHGVHIRALAVDHSNPNLLYCGIGGTHEVNNTITDERFRVIKSTDGGATFSDYSEGLPALPVERLLTVEDDNDLIFCATSVGIYYRTSSMSQWECFSKNLPKVSITGLKYNYCTNTLYASTYGRGMWKTEVSIPTSSSYANPINSNTLWDQPKRINTHVLVKSGVTLEITSTIQLSRGVKIMIEPGGKLDVNGGTLTNYCDAFWVELKFGVTTAYLREPLATRGN